One Diadema setosum chromosome 8, eeDiaSeto1, whole genome shotgun sequence genomic window carries:
- the LOC140231899 gene encoding uncharacterized protein encodes MQRLKALHAVAAEDRLISKAKDRRAQDLDLRGLSLAQIPDSACCGTLVHCLTSLDISHNQLTCLPSCIGQLCQLEVLRASRNALSALPRELDRLCRLKDLDCSHNRLTDIPSCLDSLQYLERLNFSGNCITRLRASSFGLPRLKRFHVTRNAILNVPQDVYINGLQAIRSYFGLNISVPQQVCEDVVNTQYSSLQEELQHLQLKHVQRESKLKAPSATTGAGDCQTSAFRTVRNSAAVHKPLQRLESDGLVSTSDYGSCTGSQLGSGIQDDRNDVNSCCGDQGSDAGDVTPNSSDEEGRCDHCHQPLIPEVDFDDDECVDFILPNRARFLKCGLAAVLIPEHNKSNILRSEFFIEFEEGLQYVPELEDHVMQAGPVVFLGPHGAAFYKDSPAIIRLPLHVDIGVSRIRCFTSDTDDLEPPNWVEIPSCDFSTFREHVLIRTQHFSLFTVVLDSSAPVVSRTIKWDVGGKLVVEQVPGVAVDFPVGSLTEDVDASIKVLCSELSPDMRTNIHPSDALASPVVVLSPHGYFFKGQIDSKVMIHLPVPHYNRIVQQFGIEAQLTVWHSPTAEGEPVLWEKLDVDYEIVEDEYNDCVVSIPVEHFSWFTTLWNGIKQKLNNTGMAMGFYSGGAVSMKCQAWMLENPDTDKFGLVVICHRSDDNSMQDVGNYAKNVGGSLKPVSILPGGDIIVKLGRSEYFEADTQASEDPSLEKEEANYNGREFEMQFALRFRGNSKPRVSEIFGKVFVKRRRADGTEERLFEFNLIKKSDEVDDTPEDPWTAASLKELADLHGITNSDNWKMFARALGFNLQDIRTKLGRAADPFAEIVVMYRRQGGEYDEFLHQLNAVGRKLRISDDPPEDPSAPSGSGEGQGLMQMLSWKNWFGSGAGGRGSPSQSGSSSPRSLPEDDENQPGPSGLQSGKRKRLCVTCEAGPSPTTPNVAKRIRLSPTTSESSGGSEDTVHHHGLPPHFRQDQSPPRTPNVGAFCSLPTSSRYSPPHISNTGLSGVHLTQSRGNIPVFTPGPGMSGLPSHNPYGAGPSGLPASSSVLYNTPHSSVQYGAIPNTAQQAMPVASDPESLLKANQQEITQTQLYHIASLIQNNWVKVARYIRDDETLETDIKSIRDSNPSNPEEQATQMLLQWREKCPDRCYRGMLYGALCDLNLKSVAKKCEAIYRKSR; translated from the exons ATGCAACGGTTAAAGGCTCTACATGCTGTAGCAGCCGAGGACCGACTGATCAGCAAGGCCAAAGATCGTCGCGCACAGGACCTTGACCTCCGAGGACTCTCTCTCGCACAGATCCCAGACTCTGCCTGCTGTGGCACACTGGTGCACTGCCTGACCTCGCTGGACATCAGCCACAACCAGCTGACCTGCCTGCCATCATGCATCGGTCAGCTCTGCCAACTGGAGGTGCTGAGGGCATCCCGGAATGCCCTGTCCGCATTACCTCGGGAATTGGACAGGCTGTGTCGCCTGAAAGACCTGGACTGTTCTCACAACAGGCTCACGGATATTCCCTCCTGCCTGGATAGCTTGCAATATCTTGAGCGACtgaatttttctggaaactgTATCACCAGACTTCGAGCAAGTTCCTTTGGCTTGCCAAGATTAAAAAGGTTTCATGTGACACGAAACGCGATACTCAATGTACCTCAAGATGTGTATATAAACGGATTGCAGGCAATCCGTTCTTATTTTGGACTCAACATTAGTGTGCCGCAGCAGGTCTGTGAGGATGTTGTAAATACACAGTATTCATCCCTTCAGGAAGAGCTTCAACATCTCCAGCTCAAGCATGTACAGAGAGAGTCAAAATTGAAAGCACCATCTGCTACTACAGGTGCTGGTGACTGTCAGACTAGTGCATTCAGAACTGTCAGGAACAGTGCTGCAGTGCACAAACCGCTCCAGCGTCTGGAGTCAGACGGACTTGTTTCGACCAGTGATTATGGTTCCTGTACTGGATCTCAGCTAGGAAGTGGCATTCAAGATGACAGGAATGATGTCAACAGTTGCTGCGGAGACCAAGGAAGTGATGCAGGCGATGTCACCCCCAACTCAAGTGATGAAGAGGGTAGATGCGACCACTGCCATCAGCCACTTATTCCAGAAGTTGACTTTGACGATGACGAGTGTGTTGATTTCATCCTGCCAAATAGGGCTAGATTTCTAAAATGTGGCCTTGCAGCAGTACTAATTCCTGAACATAACAAATCAAACATCTTGCGGAGCGAGTTCTTCATTGAGTTTGAAGAAGGGTTACAGTATGTGCCCGAGCTTGAAGATCATGTGATGCAGGCAGGGCCTGTAGTATTCCTTGGCCCCCATGGGGCTGCCTTCTACAAAGACAGTCCAGCAATCATCAGATTACCACTCCATGTGGACATAGGCGTGTCAAGGATTCGATGCTTCACCAGTGACACAGATGACCTGGAGCCGCCAAACTGGGTGGAGATTCCGTCATGCGACTTCAGTACTTTCCGGGAACATGTGCTCATTAGAACACagcatttctctctttttactGTTGTGCTTGACTCATCTGCACCAGTTGTCTCAAGAACTATCAAGTGGGATGTTGGTGGTAAACTGGTGGTTGAGCAAGTGCCTGGTGTAGCTGTTGATTTTCCGGTTGGGTCCCTGACAGAAGACGTTGATGCCTCCATCAAAGTCCTTTGTTCCGAGCTCTCACCAGATATGAGGACCAATATACATCCAAGTGATGCCTTGGCCTCACCGGTGGTGGTGCTCAGCCCTCATGGCTACTTCTTTAAGGGGCAGATTGACAGCAAGGTGATGATCCACCTGCCTGTTCCACACTACAACAGGATAGTCCAGCAGTTTGGAATAGAGGCCCAGCTCACAGTTTGGCACAGCCCCACCGCAGAAGGTGAGCCTGTTTTGTGGGAGAAGCTGGATGTTGATTACGAAATTGTGGAGGATGAGTACAACGACTGCGTGGTCTCCATTCCCGTGGAACATTTCTCCTGGTTCACAACCCTCTGGAACGGCATCAAGCAGAAGCTGAACAACACAGGCATGGCGATGGGCTTCTACTCTGGGGGCGCAGTCAGCATGAAGTGCCAGGCGTGGATGCTGGAGAATCCAGACACGGACAAGTTTGGCCTGGTGGTCATCTGTCACCGCAGTGACGACAACTCCATGCAGGATGTAGGGAATTATGCCAAGAATGTGGGAGGGAGCCTCAAACCTGTGTCTATCCTTCCAG GTGGTGACATCATAGTGAAGCTTGGCCGCTCAGAGTACTTTGAAGCAGACACTCAGGCCAGTGAGGATCCGAGTCTGGAGAAAGAGGAAGCCAACTACAACGGCCGGGAGTTTGAGATGCAGTTTGCCCTGCGCTTCAGGGGAAATAGCAAACCGAGAGTCAGTGAGATCTTTGGTAAAGTGTTTGTCAAGAGGAGGAGAGCTGATGGCACAGAGGAACGCCTCTTTGAATTCAACCTTATCAAG AAGAGTGACGAGGTTGATGATACTCCTGAGGATCCATGGACGGCCGCGTCACTGAAGGAACTCGCAG ACTTACATGGCATCACCAACAGCGATAACTGGAAGATGTTTGCCCGGGCCTTGGGCTTCAACCTCCAGGACATCCGCACCAAGCTGGGGAGGGCAGCAGACCCCTTTGCCGAAATTGTTGTCATGTACCGGCGGCAGGGCGGGGAGTACGACGAGTTCCTCCACCAACTGAACGCAGTCGGGCGCAAGCTGCGCATCAGTGACGATCCACCGGAGGATCCTTCCGCGCCCAGTGGCAGCGGTGAAGGCCAGGGCTTGATGCAGATGCTGTCGTGGAAGAACTGGTTTGGCTCAGGGGCAGGAGGAAGAGGATCCCCCTCCCAGTCAGGATCATCATCTCCACGGAGCTTGccagaagatgatgaaaatcaGC CTGGTCCCAGTGGTCTGCAGAGCGGCAAGCGCAAACGCCTTTGTGTGACATGTGAGGCAGGTCCCTCTCCTACCACACCCAACGTCGCTAAGCGCATTCGCCTGTCTCCAACCACATCGGAATCATCAGGAGGTAGTGAAGACACCGTGCACCACCATGGGCTCCCTCCCCACTTCCGCCAGGACCAGTCCCCGCCCCGCACCCCTAACGTTGGCGCCTTCTGTAGCCTCCCCACCTCTTCCAGATACTCGCCCCCGCACATTTCCAACACTGGACTCTCCGGGGTACACCTGACCCAAAGCCGGGGGAACATCCCAGTCTTCACCCCGGGCCCGGGGATGTCGGGCCTCCCCAGTCACAACCCGTATGGTGCAGGTCCATCGGGACTGCCTGCATCTAGTAGTGTCCTGTATAATACTCCGCACTCTTCCGTCCAGTATGGTGCCATACCAAACACTGCACAGCAG GCCATGCCAGTTGCCAGTGACCCAGAGAGCCTGCTGAAGGCTAACCAGCAGGAGATCACCCAGACGCAGCTGTACCACATCGCCTCCCTCATCCAGAACAACTGGGTTAAGGTGGCGCGCTACATCCGCGATGACGAGACCCTGGAGACGGACATCAAGTCTATCCGGGACTCCAACCCGTCCAACCCGGAGGAGCAGGCCACCCAGATGCTCCTGCAGTGGCGCGAGAAGTGCCCCGACCGCTGCTACCGCGGGATGCTGTATGGCGCCCTCTGCGACCTTAACCTCAAGTCCGTGGCAAAGAAGTGTGAGGCCATCTACAGGAAGTCACGATAA